One segment of Plasmodium relictum strain SGS1 genome assembly, chromosome: 3 DNA contains the following:
- a CDS encoding phosphopantothenoylcysteine synthetase, putative, with product MIPSIRCYNEDPEFFQCKLIPNNLKKILKNLEKFVENENIILITSGGTKVPLEKIEIRNIDNFSTGTRGALICEYFLKINKKVIFLHRRGSAIPFEHHFKSLSKVDNIDIVNNEIAFNLNEEEKKIILQNVKNYKMYSKNIFFISFDTVFEYSYYLIEICNLLNRTIEEKYTRYINTIKVEENFKCNSPFQLYIQNFFNELLLFFTNYEDAIFFKSNKHKAYRLLRQMDIFKGLHLENIKNNEFLQEMHSFFKSTSNILNNIVKIKKYILQKDHRENIILEINFLISRMNYTTENCFTEDRILNEYKNENLKSNNNIKKKNRNELKGLLPTNHLVILCAAVSDFYIPLNRLYDGKIESTTSINLLMSVTPKFYKLINKNFFFLKLCIFKLESDSNVLFRKSYEKIQYADMLIANVLYNRYNYVSVFTDSYHFIPLYKSQSEPIENKICHHICEHFNYMKNI from the coding sequence atgATTCCTAGTATCAGATGCTATAATGAAGATCCGGAATTTTTTCAATGTAAACTAATACCtaataacttaaaaaaaattttaaaaaatttagaaaaatttgttgaaaatgaaaatataattttgattACTTCAGGTGGTACTAAGGTACCACttgaaaaaattgaaattagGAATATAGATAATTTTTCAACAGGAACTAGAGGAGCACTTATTtgtgaatattttttaaaaataaataaaaaagtgaTTTTTTTACATAGAAGAGGATCAGCGATACCTTTTGAACATCACTTTAAAAGTTTATCAAAAGTGGATAATATAGACATTGTTAATAACGAAATtgcttttaatttaaatgaagaagagaaaaagataatattaCAGAATgttaaaaattacaaaatgtattctaaaaatattttttttatttcctttgATACTGTTTTTGAATAtagttattatttaattgaaatttgtaatttattaaatcgaactatagaagaaaaatatactaGGTATATAAATACTATAAAAGtagaagaaaattttaaatgcaATTCACCATTTCAattatatattcaaaatttttttaatgaattgtTGTTGTTTTTCACTAATTATGAAgatgcaattttttttaaatcaaataaacATAAAGCCTATAGATTATTACGACAAATGGATATATTTAAAGGTCTTcatttagaaaatattaaaaataatgaatttctGCAAGAAATGCatagtttttttaaaagcacatcaaatattttgaataataTCGTTAAAATTAAGAAGTACATATTACAAAAAGATCATagagaaaatataattttagaaattaattttttaattagtaGAATGAATTATACTACTGAGAATTGCTTTACAGAAGATCGaatattaaatgaatataaaaatgaaaatttaaaaagtaataataatataaaaaaaaaaaatagaaatgaattaaaagGATTATTACCAACAAATCATTTAGTTATACTTTGTGCTGCTGTCAGTGATTTTTATATTCCTTTAAATAGGTTATATGATGGTAAAATAGAAAGTACAACatctattaatttattaatgagTGTAACACCTAAGTTTTATAAActcataaataaaaattttttttttctaaaattatgtatttttaaattagaaaGTGATTCAAATGTACTCTTTAGAAAatcatatgaaaaaatacaatatGCCGATATGTTAATAGCAAATGTGTTATACAATAGATATAATTATGTTTCTGTTTTCACTGACTCATATCATTTTATTCCATTATACAAATCCCAATCTGAAccaattgaaaataaaatatgccATCATATATGTGAACACTtcaattatatgaaaaatatatag
- a CDS encoding RNA-binding protein, putative: MKEKNEKRLDSTEKRQNHSSTERKSGEEHYSEEGYIKRKKLQERKKKMKFEKEREKEREREKEREKEREREKEKEREKEKEKEREREREKEKEKEKEKKRKYEEMKRRKLEESYNSDRKKKKKKKKYSEDSSTNTYSSKSSDDSSKNYEKIRRDKKYKYKNKSMGSESCSDSMTMNIKKNRSKERLKKKRDRSIEYKIKGKYRNVEIRMKSKNRDKSLERKIKDRYRDKRIRKSSSRNNSNSSSYSGDSTSSSSRSRSRSRVRSSSRSINKRRRVSSIERKMKDRYRSSDRYRSIDDRSSERYSRSKKRKRDRNKNYKFDSPPESYNEEMEMKSPKNTITDNKNIGIISNNDTINSNNIISNETAIINNTSSNNNIENLIQTLNNNMINSNTNNNNDTNNIYNSISGTSISNDSKLINNMLIDNRNKIDEKNLLLNQSHLNILLNNQLKLNSQSLHHLYNNALSINELCLSIDSNIEKTARELYVGNIPQHIDVQQIVKFLNTCLLILYNKENENESICLKACIRGDTHYAFVEFRSIQDTSNCMLLNGINFFGNNLRIGRPKTFPVELNSLIPSATIPAIDNYYLSQGLLGLRAFSIFCQNEEKIRNDYLPINMIKLQKLCVSNISKNNETSKIKELLEAFGEVKNFEFFEGEECSDTYICLVEYNNVENAIQAHKILNQNTSYKIQFEYEILNDPVINKLVKKKYMKSENSILTVQVPTKVIVLNKIATFEELSDNNEYKDIIEDIKIECEKFGKIIEIVLPIFSQATYEYLKNFQKIENNNACEDSDGEKEKNLLDNIKEKQNGEEIHFNDNNIKRKIETNKDDNTSHEKGNSSINNDGIIYDNTSKNDTVDNISNEKEKDLTNVKMENENCNFPNEEKNNINNNNEINDETNINVKNSEENNKQNESKNNQNEDLTHPNYDLTSIGCAFIYFENIESATKARKELSGRKFGANIIEANYFSEKKFLMKNFKNVKYNYKKSHSSLFNLNLKLGNYTYSDYSEDD; encoded by the coding sequence atgaaggaaaaaaatgaaaaacgTTTAGATTCAACTGAGAAAAGGCAAAACCATAGCTCAACCGAACGTAAAAGTGGTGAAGAGCATTATTCAGAAGAaggatatataaaaagaaaaaaattacaagaaagaaaaaaaaaaatgaaatttgaaaaagaaagagaaaaagaaagagaaagagaaaaagaaagagaaaaagaaagagaaagagaaaaagaaaaagaaagagaaaaagaaaaagaaaaagaaagagaaagagaaagagaaaaagaaaaagaaaaagaaaaagaaaaaaaaagaaaatacgAAGAGATGAAAAGAAGAAAGTTAGAAGAAAGTTATAATAgtgatagaaaaaaaaaaaaaaaaaaaaaaaagtacagTGAAGATAGTAGTACGAATACTTATTCAAGTAAAAGTAGTGATGACTCTAGTAAGAATTATGAGAAAATAAGACGtgacaaaaaatataagtataaaaataaaagtatggGAAGTGAAAGTTGTTCTGATAGTATGAcgatgaatataaaaaaaaatagaagcaaagaaagattaaaaaaaaaacgggATAGAAGTAtcgaatataaaataaaagggAAATATAGAAATGTGGAGATACGAatgaaaagtaaaaatagaGACAAAAGCctagaaagaaaaataaaagatagaTATAGAGATAAAAGAATTAGAAAAAGTAGCAGTCGTAATAATAGCAATAGTAGTAGCTATAGTGGAGATAGTACTAGTAGTAGTAGCAGAAGCAGAAGTAGAAGCAGAGTCAGGAGTAGTAGTAGAAgcataaataaaagaagaagagTAAGTAGCatagaaagaaaaatgaaagatAGGTATAGAAGCAGTGACAGATACAGAAGTATCGATGATAGAAGTTCAGAAAGATATAGTAGAtcgaaaaaaagaaaaagagatagaaataaaaattataaatttgatTCTCCACCAGAATCTTATAATGAGGAAATGGAAATGAAATCACCAAAAAATACTATTACtgacaataaaaatattggaattattagtaataatgatactataaatagtaataatataataagtAATGAAACAGCAATAATTAACAATACAAGTTCgaataataatattgaaaatttaattcaaacATTAAACAATAATATGATTAATAGtaatactaataataataatgataccAACAACATTTACAACAGTATTAGTGGAACCTCTATATCAAATGACAGcaaattaattaataatatgcTTATTGATAATAGAAACAaaatagatgaaaaaaatttattactaAATCAATCCcatttaaatattcttttaaataatcaaCTAAAATTAAATAGTCAGTCGTTGcatcatttatataataatgcaTTAAGTATAAATGAATTATGTTTATCTATTGATTCTAATATAGAGAAGACCGCTAGAGAGCTATATGTTGGGAATATACCTCAACACATTGATGTTCAGCAAATCGTAAAATTTTTGAATACTTGCCTAttgattttatataataaagaaaatgaaaatgaaagcATTTGTTTAAAAGCATGCATAAGAGGTGATACTCATTATGCTTTCGTTGAATTTAGAAGTATTCAAGATACATCTAATTGTATGTTATTAAATGGAATTAACTTTTTCGGTAATAATCTAAGAATAGGTAGACCCAAAACATTTCCTGTCGAATTAAATAGTCTAATACCATCAGCAACTATTCCTGCAATAGATAACTATTATTTATCACAAGGATTATTAGGATTGAGGgctttttctattttctgccaaaatgaagaaaaaattagaaatgaTTATTTGCCTATTAATATgattaaattacaaaaattatgTGTTTCTAATATatctaaaaataatgaaacaagtaaaattaaagaaCTTTTAGAAGCATTTGGTGAagttaaaaattttgaattttttgaaGGTGAAGAATGCTCagatacatatatatgtttagTAGAATATAATAATGTTGAAAATGCTATACAAGctcataaaatattaaatcaaAATACTAGTTACAAAATTCAATTTGaatatgaaattttaaatgatccagttattaataaattagtgaaaaagaaatatatgaaatCAGAAAATTCGATTTTAACTGTTCAAGTTCCCACAAAAGTTATTGTTCTTAATAAGATAGCTACTTTTGAAGAACTTTCAgataataatgaatataaagatataataGAAGATATAAAGATTGAATGCGAAAAATTTGGAAAAATCATTGAAATAGTCTTACCAATTTTCAGTCAAGCTACttatgaatatttaaaaaattttcaaaaaattgaaaataataatgcaTGTGAGGATTCGGAtggagaaaaagaaaaaaatttacttgataatataaaagaaaaacaaaatggGGAAGAAATACATTTTAACGATAATAAtatcaaaagaaaaattgaaaCAAATAAAGATGATAACACATCACATGAAAAAGGGAATAGTAGTATTAATAACGATGGTATCATATATGATAATACAAGTAAAAATGATACAGTTGATAATATaagtaatgaaaaagaaaaagatctGACTAATGtaaaaatggaaaatgaaaattgcAATTTTCCAAATgaagagaaaaataatataaataacaataatgaaataaatgacgaaacaaatataaatgtaaaaaatagtgaagaaaataataaacaaaatgaaagcaaaaataatcaaaatgAAGATTTAACACACCCAAATTATGATCTAACTTCAATTGGATGtgcttttatatattttgaaaatattgaATCAGCAACAAAAGCAAGGAAGGAGTTAAGTGGCAGGAAATTTGGAGCTAATATTATAGAAGCTAATTATTTtagtgaaaaaaaatttttaatgaaaaatttcaaaaatgttaaatataattataaaaaatctcattcttctctttttaatttaaactTAAAATTAGGAAATTATACTTATTCTGATTACTCTGAAGATGATTAG
- a CDS encoding large ribosomal subunit assembling factor, putative has protein sequence MNEQKLKKKKFLNNLQHNVCKNHKLYNNDFYEQFDKFLFNYSVLLLNPSKKNDLLCSQFTFLSHTSHFFSKGNGNNCIDKDVNSSNLSSSYNEKGTDIDLSDIEIEEEADAYLNEDEEEEEIKNKMKNNFNSDNEDNELLNININLKKKEILNSMNKEKLEIESIKKKEDNPLIIYEDLNEYINFLMIKNKEELNYIDELFFLVSQLLIHFKHNLYSTVLFSIVKTIKQIKRHIDSIKYLQVLVFISDIKFNKIKYYIFKCVIDKIVQTNMKTRNEKLKNEILSLLHEAFIENGQKKRIRKKYSTSNFNYFSCTNISECMNNFACSVLIELAKKNIYMNKKNVNIISEGIFYKNLKIVKCVCFALLGKYDNKELVVKIEKEKIDKNKKLDELKNISNQTHQKLSKSKIKQLHLKKGKILEQLYNNHNSSDEEQVDKKKLNKYVNYTFIDLIYDAYKFSSNIFNLICSKYKFNNGSIKLLLLNILSRIYQRNKIIEENFFLYYENVLLHLKNKSTISKYLSIFIQCIHDCIPPLYIQRVVYVLIKKFLCEHLSEEFVYLIINSIIEIVIKFPICLNEEIFEAVIVFKDYKNKQISTIIRRFVNICKEINPHILNKKYLDKKTAMLIQSKKILNGSENMNEKSILQYTYLLDKKAKYENGDVKKEKKKKEVKGKEKEKEKEKEKEKEKEKEKEKEKEKEKEKEKENKKKKKKKKKKEKEKENGEILEKKKRKRNDQENRDVENEEKKNDLLPLHKKTKKLKRKEEKKKKELKIIEKNQQIISEQILTDEDFKKLKKMKDYIENNKNIVLSELRELLDAEDTEDNSGSDSESEKEKIITEEDLLYKKKLNKNQIIKMKNKKNENDRFKTNKEKVKKKSVMMLIHKFKKKKNALVEYGKLKKKLKGKLAARAKKKGILQKRIIKKLSRRKR, from the coding sequence atgaatgaacaaaaattaaaaaaaaaaaaatttttaaacaatTTACAGCATAATGTATGTAAAAATCATAAATTATACAATAATGATTTTTATGAACAGTTTGATAAAttcctttttaattataGTGTATTACTATTAAATccctcaaaaaaaaatgatttattatGCAGTCAATTCACTTTCTTAAGCCATACTAGTCATTTTTTTAGCAAAGGAAATGGAAATAATTGTATTGATAAAGATGTAAATTCATCTAATTTATCTTCAagttataatgaaaaaggtACAGATATTGATTTAAGTGATATAGAAATAGAAGAGGAAGCAGATGCATATCtaaatgaagatgaagaagaagaagaaataaaaaataaaatgaaaaataactttaattCAGATAATGAAGATAATGAATTACtaaatataaacataaatttaaaaaaaaaagaaatattgaACAGTATGAATAAGGAAAAACTTGAGATagaaagtataaaaaaaaaagaagataatcCTTTGATAATATATGAAGATTTAAATgaatacattaattttttaatgattaaaaataaagaagaattaaattACATCGatgaactattttttttagtgagTCAGTTGCTAATTCATTTTAAACATAATTTATATAGTACTGTCTTATTTAGTATTGTAAAAACaattaaacaaataaaaaggCATATAGATAGCATAAAGTATTTACAAGTATTAGTTTTTATAAgtgatataaaatttaataaaataaaatattatatttttaaatgtgtCATTGATAAAATAGTACAAACAAATATGAAAacaagaaatgaaaaattaaaaaacgaAATTTTATCTTTGTTACATGAAGCTTTTATTGAAAATGgtcaaaaaaaaaggatacgtaaaaaatattccacttcaaattttaattatttttcatgtACTAATATATCGGAATGTATGAATAATTTTGCTTGTAGTGTATTAATAGAATtagctaaaaaaaatatttatatgaacaaaaaaaatgtgaATATTATATCTGAGGgtatcttttataaaaatttaaaaatagtaaaatgtGTTTGTTTTGCCTTATTGGgaaaatatgataataaagaattagttgtaaaaatagaaaaagaaaaaatagataaaaataaaaagttggatgaattaaaaaatattagtaaCCAAACTCATCAAAAATTAAGCAAATCAAAAATTAAACagttacatttaaaaaaaggaaaaattcTAGAACAGTTATATAATAATCATAATTCTTCTGATGAAGAGCAAgtggataaaaaaaaattaaacaaataTGTTAACTATACCTTTATTGATTTAATTTATGATgcatataaattttcttcaaatatatttaatttaatctgttctaaatataaatttaataatggatcaataaaattattactattaaatattttaagtagGATATAtcaaagaaataaaattattgaagaaaatttttttttgtattatgaaaatgtattacttcatttaaaaaataaaagcactatatcaaaatatttatcTATATTCATACAGTGTATTCATGATTGCATACCCCCTTTATATATTCAGAGAGTTGTTTATGTACTaatcaaaaaatttttatgtgaACATTTATCGGAAGAATTcgtatatttaattataaattccATTATAGAAATAGTTATTAAATTTCCTATTTgtttaaatgaagaaatttttGAAGCTGTAATTGTTTTTAaagattataaaaataaacaaatttcAACTATTATCAGGAGATTcgtaaatatatgtaaagaAATAAATCCTCATattctaaataaaaaatatttggaTAAAAAAACAGCTATGCTAATTCAAAGTAAAAAGATTTTGAATGGTTCAGAAAATATGAATGAAAAATCGATTTTGCAGTATACTTATTTGCTAGACAAAAAGGCAAAATATGAAAATGGAGatgtaaaaaaagaaaaaaagaaaaaggaagTAAAAGGaaaggaaaaggaaaaggaaaaggaaaaggaaaaggaaaaggaaaaggaaaaggaaaaggaaaaggaaaaggaaaaggaaaaggaaaaggaaaaggaaaataaaaagaaaaagaaaaagaaaaagaaaaaggaaaaagaaaaagaaaatggagAAAttctagaaaaaaaaaagaggaaaagGAATGATCAAGAAAACAGGGATGTCgagaatgaagaaaaaaaaaacgatTTATTACCTTTGcataagaaaacaaaaaaattaaaaagaaaagaagagaaaaaaaagaaggaattaaaaataatagaaaaaaatcaGCAAATAATAAGTGAACAAATTTTAACAGATgaagattttaaaaaattaaaaaaaatgaaagattACAttgaaaataacaaaaatatagttTTGTCAGAACTGAGAGAATTACTTGATGCTGAAGATACTGAAGATAATTCAGGAAGCGATAGTGAaagtgaaaaagaaaaaataattacagAAGAAGATTTgttatataagaaaaaattaaataaaaatcaaataatcaaaatgaaaaataaaaaaaatgaaaatgatagatttaaaacaaataaagaaaaagtaaagaaaaaatcTGTTATGATGCTAATAcacaaatttaaaaaaaaaaaaaatgcactCGTAGAATATGGAaagttaaagaaaaaattaaagggAAAATTAGCAGCAagagcaaaaaaaaaaggaattttacagaaaagaattataaaaaaattaagtagaagaaaaagataa